Below is a genomic region from Methanobrevibacter oralis.
ATTTAATTAAGGCATTAGTTGAAGAATAATTGTGGTAAAATGGCGGTTAGTCCGGTATTAGTTATAAAAGTTTTAGATAATACTTCTGTGAAAGTCAGAGTTAGATTAAGGGATGATTTCTCAGAACATGTAATTGTCCTTAATTCCATTCTTACTTATTATTGGGCTAACGATCTTCCTCCTGCTGTTAAATTTTTAGAACTTTTAGAATCTGTTATTAAAAGAACCATTAATGAGGTAATGCCTCATAAAAATCTTAATTTAAAATATGAGGTTATAGCAGATAATGAGTTAGAAAAAGCCTCATCTTTAGAGATTAATATTATTGAAGTTGAAACAGATGATGTTGGTTTTAAATTAGATGGTGCTCAAATTGTTCTTAATAATTTAAGCAAATCTATTGATGAAGATAAAAAAGAGTTTTCTAAAACTTTTGATAAAAATATTGAAACACCAGACATCGTTTTAAAGAGATATCAAGAAATGATTGATTAATTTACACATTTCTTCTTAATTTTGATAATACATCCATAAATTTATCCAAAGCTTCATCATAACTTTTAAAATTTTCTCCTTTTATTAATCCGTTGGAGTATATCGTTATTTTTTCGAGTTTTATTTTCTTATTACTTTTAAAGATTATTTCATTTCCAAGTTTATGTAATGTCTTTTTAAGGTTTATTGTAAATGGAAGCTTATATTTAAATGAACCTCCAACATAGTCTAAACTAATGTATTCATTATCATCAATTGGTGTTAAATTTAAAGCTATTTTTTTAAATCCATTAGATTTTAATTCATCATTTATTTGTTTAAACTTACCATCTTTCATGATTTCTTTAGGATTATCTACTTCATATATACCAAATTCCCCAATATTCCTAAGTTTCACTATTTTGCAATTTGTATTCGTTAAGATGTAATCTTCACAATATTTAATCCGTTCAATATTTTTTTTGCTTAATGATGTGTCTGTTTGAATTCGGGTAGCAAGGCAAGTAGTTGATTTTGAATAACTAATATTATTTTTATCTAAATATTCATGAATTTCCTTAGAAGTAAGTTTTGCTTTAATAAAAGGTGTTTTAAAATTTTCTCTATAAGTAATAAGTATTCCAGGCCTATTATTTACTAAATCACTAATATTGTTGCCATCACAGATAAAGTCAAATCCATTATCTCGAGCAACTCTTTTAATAGTAGTATACATCAAATCTCTACAATTAAAACATCTTTCACTAGTATTTTTTAAAAATTCTTCCTCATTATAAAAATCTAAGTCAATAATTTCATGCTTGATATTGTAAGTCTTAGCAATTTCTTTTGTATTATCAATAAAATTAATGGGCAGTAAATGATTATCAATTGTAATGGCTAATGTATCTTTACTAACCTGTGACGAAAGATAAGCAAGCAAAGTACTATCTGCACCACCCGAAAATCCAATTGCAACCTTTTTATTAGCTAACATGTCTTTTACAACATCTATTTTTTCATTTAACTTCATTGTAATCTTTTATTAATTTCAAAATATATCTAAGTAATTCTTTTCCATCTTCTTTTTTAATATCCTTAGAATCATGGATAAAGTCAATAAGTTTATTTTTTTCACTTTCATTTAGATTAGATTCTTTTAATATTTGTGAATAGTTCCTTCTTGGATAAAAAGTGTTTTTAGCTATTTTCATCAGTTCATCTTTTTGATGTTTGCTGATAATCTTTTTGCTAACAGCATTTGTAAAAACGTAATTCATATTAATTAAAGGTTCAGATAATGTTTCTAATGTATTACTATCAAGCATTACCGCAACATCATCATCAGAAGTGACTTTTCCTGTTGTATATTGTTCATATACATAACCGACACCAATCATTCCTAAACTATCCATTTCTGATGCTCTTAAAGCACCCATACTTGAAGAACCAACTATTGTTATATTTTTATTTAATGCATTGAGGATTTCTTTATGACCTACAGAGGAATTTTGATGAAATTCTCCATCAATTATTCCAATAATTTTAGGATTTTCTTTTAAAGCAAGACCTAAATCACCTCTTTTTATGGGTCTTTTATAAATTACTTCAATATAGTCATTGCTGTCTAGTATTTGACGAGCTTCATCAAAAGAAATAGATAAGCCTGCATAAATTATAATTTTTAGCATATTAATCAAATATTAAAACCCTATCTCCCACTCTTGTAGGATCAATTGCATTTAATTCCATTTTGGGAATTATTACTCGAACAACATTCACATCAAGTTCAGGACGAGTTAAATCAACATATAATACTTTATCAATATTGTTTTTAATTAATTCTTTTTTAACTATATTAATATCCTCGGTTAAGGAATTTGTACTTCTATCTGGGATTGAAGAAAGTTTGATTTTTTCTTCTTCCTCTTTAAAGTAATATTTGTTAATCTTTTTCATACGCTCATAACCTGCTTTTCGTGCAAAATCAGCTCTTAGAGTATCTTCACGAGCACCATGAATTTGTGTTGCTCTACTTTGTGCTACTTCAGTAAGTGCACGCAGTACTGCCACTTCTGGATTTAAATGAGTTCCAATTCCTAAGGTTAAAAGACCAGGATCTTTTAAAACAGTATCGTCACTAGAGGCTGCTATTGTTGGAATATTAACATCGGCAGTTAGATTAAGCAATTTGATTTTAATTCCTTCATCTTCAAACTTACTTAAACTTTCATTAATAATATCGCTTTCAATACTATCTATATCAATTTGTGAGTAGTTTTTATGTGTTATTTCAAAAATGCTCCATGCATCTCTTTCAATAACTTCAAACATCCCATGTAAAATTGCTTCTTTTAAAATATTTCCTGAAGCTAATCCATTGGTGTTTGATTTAAATAAGCTTTGAACCATATTGTCATGGTTATAAGGATGATAAACTGCATTTGAAGGTATATAATAATCTTTATTGGAAATTATGTCATGAGCAATGTTCCATTCAAAATTCATTAAATTAATATTCTCTTGGTTAAAATCTCTTGGCAAATTTAAATCTTTTGGGTGTATAAAATCTCCTTTTGCAGCGATTTGATTGAGATTAGCTATTATTACTTTATCGGCATCTTGTTTTTCAGCAGAATATCTCTCAAAACTTTCCATTATAGCTGAAGCTTTAGCATTTTCAATGGTAATTCCTTTACCGTTGTAAACACTTATTGATCCTTCTTGTGATGTTGGTCTAATTGCTGAGAAAACAGGTAGTCCAATCCTATCTAAATGAGTAATTTCAGTTATACGTGTTATTCCAGCTATTTTTGTTTTGTTTTCATTGATTTTAATTGTTTCACTAGGATGTATTGCTCTGTGAGTTCCTTTAAAGTATTTGATTTCTTCTGTCATTTTAAAATCCTATTAGCATTCTCACTATATTTTCAACACCCATTGTCATAGATGCGTAAGTCATAATTCCTGAAATGGCAATTGTAACAATCCAAACTCCACTATTCCAATTAAGTACTTTTGAACCATCTAAGTTTCCAATAGGAATTAAATTAAATGTAGCCAAAAAACTATTAATTGAATAACCTAGGGAACATACTATGAATATTTGGCCAAAAGCACTGTTATGTATTGCATTTGGATAAACTAGGCTTGCTACAATTAAAAATATTATTGCAAGTATAATATTTACAACAGGTCCAGCCACGGAAATTTTTCCATTAACTTCATCTGTAATATAGTTTCCATAAGTGTAAACTGCACCAGGAGCTGCAAATACAAATCCAAAAAGAGATGTAATAAGCGCTAATATTAATCCTTGTGGCCATAATTTAAATTCAGCCCAATAACCATATCTCATAGATGTAAACTTATGTCCAAGTTCGTGTAAGATAAAACCAAGACCTACACCAACCATGACCATGGGAAGGATGGATAATACAACATTTGAATCTCTTCCAGCATATAATAATGCAAAACAAAGGGAAATAATGAAAAATGCTATAATTAAATCTCTTATTTCGTTAAATGTAAATTTAAACATATTGTTAAAATATCTAACTTTATATATAAAAGTTTTTTCTAATAATTAAATATGGATTATAATAAATTACATATCAACAATATTTTAAAAGATATGGAAGAAGATAAATTTCAAGCTTACATTCTTACACAATTTACAAATGTGGAATATATTTCTAATTACAAACCAACTAGTTTTGCTTTTTGTCTAATTAAAGAAGAACCGATTATTTATGTTTCAAAAATGGATATGGAAATAGCTAGACTAAATTCATCAATTGAAGTTAAAGAATTCGAGTCATTCTCAAAAATGGTAGATGAACTTAAAAGCGAAGGAATTAAGAGTTTAGCTATTGAACCTAGCTTAGAATTTAATATTTATGAAAAATTTATGAATGATTTTTCTATTAATTCTAAAACTTATGTTGACAAACAACGATCTATTAAAACTCCTGAAGAAATAGATAATATAGAAAAAGCAACTAATATTGCACAAAAGGCATTTTTAGAATTAGATATTTTAAATAGAAAAGATAAGGAAACTCAAATAGCTTTTGACTTAGTTAGAATGATGATTGAAAATGGAGCATCAAAAGAGTCATTTGACACTATTGTAACAAGTGGAACTAATTCAAGTTTGCCACATGCTGTTCCTGAAGCTAAAAAGCTTGAAAATCCAATTTTAATTGACTGGGGAGCAAAATATAATGGTTATTGTTCTGATAATACCCGTACAATGGTCTATAAGGAATCTCATCAGGAAATTTGGGATATTGTGGCAGAAGCTCATGATGAGGCAATTAAAGCTATAAAACCGGGTCTTAAATGTTGTGAAATTGATAAAGTAGCTAGAGATATTATTTCTGAATATGGATATGGGGATAACTTTATTCACTCAACTGGCCATAGTTTAGGTTTAGATATTCATGAATCTCCAACATTCTCATTTCGTGATGAGACTATAGTTGAAGAGGGCATGGTTATTACTGTCGAACCGGGTATTTATTTGGAAGGTGATTTTGGAGTAAGACTTGAAGATACAATTGCTATTTCTAAAAAAGCTAAAATTATAGGAGATTTACCATTAAAAATTTGATGATAAGCACTGCCTCACTCACAACAATTAATCATCAAACAATCAAACAAATACACCGCTACTAGATTTTGTAGTTTATCTAGGGATAGTAGATATGTATTAATTGAATGTAAATTAGGAAGTAGTAAAACTGAAGAAGGAACACAAAATTTACTTAAAATTAATTGAAAAAAATAATAAAATTCGAAAACCAAGTTTTTTAGCTGTTTTAACTGAAGGTAATGTTGATTATACTCGAAAAGATGGTGTTAATATGATTTCTATTTGATGTTTGATGTGATATTTAGATCGTTATTTTGTTTTTGATATTTCATAATAGTGTTATTTTCAACTTGAAGTAATACTTATATACTATAAATGTATTACATATTATTCATGAAATTAAAAATAATTGATGATATGGCTTTGTTTTTAGATAATAATCTCTCAGAGAATCAATTATCTAAAGTGCAGGATTTTATACTAAGTGGTGCAATTTTTATAGGTGCATCTAAATTTTTATCCATGCTTATAATTTTAATAATAACTCTAGAATTAGTGTTTGCAACAATTTCAATATTGTTGAATCTGCCGATGTCAGTTTTAATTCTACCTTTATTTATTCTTCCAGGAATTTTCACATATGTATTGATCATGCAAGAAAGACGAGCATCTGAAATTGAGAAAGTAGCTCCTGACTTTTTACGCCAACTTTCAACAATGCTTAAGGTAGGTCTTAGTTTTGAAAATGCTATGGAAGACATGTCTAAATACGGTCAAGGACCACTCTATGATGAAGTTAAAAGGACTATAATCGAAATTAGGATGGGTAGGAACTTTGATGATGCATGGATAGCTATGTCTAAGCGTTTAAAATCAAGGGATCTTGAAAGAATTTTTTTAATAATTCTTGATGGTCGTAAAAGTGGTTCGAGCATGGCAAATGTGATAAATAATGTATCTGATGATTTACGAGATTTGCTTGCTTTAAAACGTGAGAGAAAAGCTACTGTTATGATGTCGGTAATGTTTTTATTTATATCTGCTGTTATTGCAACACCTTTTGCATTAGCTATGGTTAGTATTTATTCTGGTTTTATGCAAAACTTTGGAGAATCATCACAATTAATTCTTGTAACTCCAATTGTTGGTCAAATTTATTTAATAATCCATTCGATTTTGGTAAGCTTTATAATTAGTATTATTATGTATGGTAAGGCAAAAAAGGGTGTTAAGTTTACTATTCCAATCCTTTTTATAGCATATATTATTTTTTATGCAGTTTCAAATTTTGGAGGTTCTTTTTTAATGTAGGTGATATTATGGAGTCTAATGCACAAGCATCAGCAGAATTTATTTTGTTGTTTGGAGGAATAATTGTCGTTGTTTTATTAGTTATATATTATTATAAAATATATTTAAGGGATTTATCTGGTGAATTGTCCTCTAAGGAAATTAAAGAATTTGACTATGAATTAAAAAGTTTTTCAAATTATTTTAAATGATATATCCATGTTATTATCATAGATATTATACATGAAATAATTATTGCTGGGGGGTAGAATAGATATCCGATTATAATTCCAAATATGAGTGTAATTGATGGTAAAATTTGGCCTTTATAATTTCCTATAAGTACTCTAAGAGCTATATTTGCAGGATCAGATGATATTAATGCTCTTACAGAAAACATATTTATTAATGAAATAATGATGAAGTCAAGTCCATACAAGAATTGTGCAATGAATGTGTTGAAATTATTTGAAACAAATATTGTAATGAATGGTAGAAATGATATTACAAACAATGAAAATGCTTCTAACCAAATTACTTTTTGATTAATATTATTAACAATACTAAAAAAATTATGGTGGTAGTTCCAATAATTAAATATAACTACAAAACTAATTGCATAAGTAATAAAATCAAGATATCGAGCTCCAAGGGATGTCCAAGTCCCATTAAGGGGTAAAAGAATTCCTAATATAATAATTGTAATTAAAATAGCCAATATTGCATCTACGAATCCTTCAAACCTTTCAGTTTTCATTGGAGTATTATCGTTTCTTCCAATCCATATCCATGCGAAAATAGCTAAAAAGTTACATACAACTATTCCTAGTGAAAATATTGTATATGTTAATATAAATCCAATTAAAATAAATATTAGGGGGATATGAATATATTTTGAACTTTGAACTGTTTTTTGTAGTTCTTTATTGTAAGGATCGTTTTTAATCAGTGCTTTTATAGATAATGTGTAAAAAATATGGGTTAATAAAAATATTATCCCCATACATGTTTCGGCAGCTACTGAATATAAATTATTAGCTAACCATATTGTAAAATAAGGGATTATTGACATTAAAAAAAGGATAATTCCATTTAAAATAACGGTTATATTGTCAATTTGTTTTACTCGATAGAACAAGTTATGATTACTACGCCACATATTAAATACAATTAAAAAACTCATTAAATAGGAAATATATTGGTCTTTAAATTCCCATAATGCGCTAAATGTTGCTTCATTTGGTTGTGTGAACTTTAATACTAAAACCGTGATGATAATTGCAATTATTGCATCTGCAAATGTTTCAAATCTTCCACTATCCATATAGCTAATTTTTAGTTTTTTTACTATAAAACTATAACTTTAAATAATAATTTATTCTAATATTATATGTTGATATATGCAACAATTAATGGAGGAATTAATTAATGACAAATAAATTAGTAGCTTACTTTTCAGCAAGTGGTACAACAAAAAATATAGCAGAAAAAATGGCTAAAGTAGCCGGTGCTGATATTTATGAAATTGAAGCAGAAGAAAAATACACTGATGCGGATTTAGATTGGACCAATCCAGAAAGTAGAACTTCAATAGAAATGAATAAAAATAGAGATTTTAGACCTCCAATTGCTGGTAATGTAGTAGATATTTCTCAATATGATACATTGATTATTGGCTTTCCAATTTGGTGGTATGTAGCTCCAACAATTATAAATACTTTCTTAGAACAATATGATTTAAACGGTAAAAAAATTGTTTTATTTGCAACATCTGGGTCAAGTGACATGGGAAATACAATAAAAGAATTAAAACCTTCAGCTTCAGGAGCAGAATTTGTTGCAGAGAAAAGATTTGCTTCAAGCACATCTCAAAATGAAATTTTTGAATGGTTTGAATCATTAAATATTTAACTTTTTCAAAATTCATATTAACACCATTTGATATATTAATAAATCGAAGGTGTTAATATGGACATGTTAATAGGTGGAAAACACATAACTTGTGATGATTTAGAAGAAGTTAAAAACCCATTTAATGATGAAGTTATAGATACTGTACCAATAGCTCACTTGCAGCATGCTAAAATGGCTATCAAAGCCGCCAATAATGCTAAAAAAGATTTAGTTGAAATGTCTGCTTTTAAAGTTTCAAATAAATTATATACAATTTGTGAAAAATTAAAAGAAAAACGTGAAGAATTTGCAGAACTTTTAACTTTAGAAGTTGGTAAACCAATAAATGAATCATTAGTTGAACTTAACAGATCAATTGAAACATTAAAACTTGCTGCTGAAGAAGCTAAAAGAATCTATGGTGAATCAGTTCCACTAGATGCAGGACTAAATGGTAAAGGCTTTTTTGCATTTACTCAAAGAATTCCATTAGGTGTTGTTGCAGCAATTACTCCTTTTAATTATCCACTAAATTTAACAATTCACAAAATAGCTCCAGCTATTGCTTGTAAAAATACTGTAATTATCAAGCCACCTACTGATGCGCCGTTAACTGTTATGAAATTCGCTGAAATTGTAAATGAAGAATTTCCTGATGGAATAATTAATACTGTAACTGGATATGGTTCAGAAGTTGGGGATGCACTTGTATCATCAGCAGATATTGATAAAATATCATTTACAGGTAGTATTACAACTGGTTTAATGATAGCACAAAGAGCAGGAATGAAAAAAGTTACATTAGAACTAGGGGGAAATGACCCATTAATCATACTTAAGGATGCGAACATTGATTTAGCAGTTAAAGGAGTTATAAATGGAGCTTATTTAAATGCAGGTCAAGTATGTATGGGTGTTAAAAGAATTATTGTTGAAAGGGAGATAGCTAGTGAATTTACAAAAAGACTAGTTAAAGAAACACAAAAACTTAAAATGGGAAATCCATTGGACTCTAAAACCACACTTGGAACATTAATCAGTGAAGATGCTGCTCGTCATGTCGAAGAAGCAGTAAATAATGCAGTTAATGGTGGTGCTAAAATATTAACTGGTGGCAATCGTAATGGAGCATTTTATGAAGCTACTGTAATTGATGATGTTACACCTAAAATGGATTTAGTTGTTAATGAAACATTTGGGCCAGTAGCTCCAATAATTAAGGTAGATTCTCTTGAAGAAGCTATTAGTGTAGCTAATGATACTGAATATGGTCTTCAAGCAGGTGTTTTTACGGAAAGCTATAGAAATGCAATGAAATGTGCTGATGAAATTGAAGCAGGAACAGTATTTATAAATAAACAATCTACTTTTAGAACTGATAACATGCCATTTGGAGGTTTTAAAAGTAGTGGGGTTGGAAAAGAGGGAATTAAATATGCTGTTAATGAAATGACTAAAACAAAATTAATTGCTTTAAATTTAAGATAATTCCCTTTTTTTATTATTCTGTGGGTTATTTAATAATAAGTAGGAATTTTTAGTCATTAGTTTGTAGTTCATATGCTGTATTGTTTCTAACGCCTGCCATTAATTGTAGTTTTTCTATTAGGTCTAGTTTTATTCTTATGGGTTGTAGTTTAGGATTAGTTTGATTATTTTGTCTAAAAAATTGTTGTTGAATGTTTTATCCACGATTTTATTACTATTTAATTTAATTTGTTCTAATGATTATGGTCCATTTCTAACATTTTTTTTAACAGATGGAGAATATTTTTGAAATATGTGCTATATTTTTATTTCCAATCATAATCTACTAATACTTTTAAAATACTTTAAATTCTTTTTTTATTTGTATCTTAACTATTTAAAAGATATGCAACTTGAATATAGGTTATTTTGAATTGTTTTTTACAATCAAAATCAACTTCTAAATTACCAATTTTCAAATACTAATAGCTATATAAATATCATATCTTTCTTGCAAAATAGGTGTTGATTAATTTTTCCCATTTTGGAATAACTTTATTTAGTTAACAATTAATACTAAAGTTTTCAGTTAGGTGAAAATTAAAATAAAAAACAGTAAAGTTTTTTATTTATTATGTGCAATGGTTAATTTCAGTAACATATTCAAGTTTTATGTATTAACGCAAAAAATGTGTTAAGATTATTTAATTATAACTTTACTAAATTATTTTAAATAAGATTCAATAAGGTTACGTGTTTCATTAAGGGATTCCATTGGTATTCCTTTTGGTATTTCGCCAAGTTCTCCATCAACATCTTTTAGAATGCTTCCATTCATTCCTAAAAACATTCCTTCACTAACAGTTTCCATAAATGTTTGTGGTGGTAATAATGATACTCCAACATTTATTCCTTCTTTGATAGTTAAATCATTAGTTACAACTGTAATAGCTTTTTTTCTTAAATTAACATTACAAATCATTAATGAATCAGCATTTGGATGTTTAGTAACACTCATAACTTCTCCAATTTTTATATCTATTCCTATAATGGGATCATTAATTGGACCAAGCGCTAACCTATTTTTAAGTCCTAATATAGTATCTAAGAAAAATTTTACCTTAGCAATATTCTCCATTGTTTTTTGTTTATCTTCTTTAGGAGCATTATTTAAGAATTTTTTATTCCAGTCATCTCCTCCTAAGCATTCAATGATTTTTTTGGTTTTTTCAATTAAAGTAGCTACATTTGGAGAATTTACAAGTTCATCTCCCTCAAGGTAAGAGTAGATTAATGATTGAAAATCACTATTCATGGTTTTAGCTACATCAATAGCTTGTTTTTTATTCCAATTTCCTCTAAATGATGCTGTTGGAATGAGATTTAAGTAGTTCTCTTTTGCTTTACTAGCTACTAAAATTCTATAATCTTTTGTTGTATCCCACAATTTGAAATCCCCTTTATTTTTTAATATTTATTTAATTTTAAACTTTAATATATTTTTTCTATTTTAAAAAAGCTTTAATCTTTTATTAAAACATAAAGTATTTATATTAACAACAAAATAAACTTATACATATATATTAATCATTATTAAAGATTAATTTTTATCAGTGGTGTTAAAAAATGGTTGAAGTATCAAAATTACGTAGTTTAGACATATACACAAATACTGGGCACTATGTTGGAAAAGTTGAAGACATTGTTCTTAATATTAGATTAGGTACTATTTCTAAATTGCAAGTAAGAGCTATTGAGCAAGAAAGAAGACCTGTTGGAATTATTGATCAATTTAGAGAAACTATTAGGGGAGCTCCAGAGGAAGCACATGTAAGATCTTATCAAAGCGATTTATTAACTGTTGATTTTGATAAGGTACAAGCTATTGGGGATATTATGTTAATTAATCCTCGTGATATGAAAAAAATATCTCCAGAAAACCCTATTCCTGAAGCTGTTGCTCCTAATGTTGAGGGTGAAGCTCAACAAAAAATTGATAATAAACCTCAATTTGATATAGATAAATTCTGATTATTTAATCTTCAATTTTCTTTTTTTATTTAATTTTTTTTATTTTAGTACTTATGTCGTGATTTTAATGAGAATAGGTATTATTGGCTGTGGAGCTATTGCTAATATTATTATAAGTAATATAACTTCTGAAGATAGTGGTATTGATGTTGTATATTTCTTTGATAGTGATATTGAGCGAGCAGAGAACTTAGCAGAATTGGCTAATGGAATTGCTGTTTTAGATTTTAAAGATATGCTTAACGATGTTGATTTGGTTTTAGAATGTGCTTCTCCAGATTCTGTTAAAACATATGCTCCTACAATTTTAGAACATGGATGTGACATGATTATTATGAGTATTGGAGCATTTATGGATAAAGAATTTTACATGAAAGCGTTAAAAATAGCTAAAGATAATAATGCTAGAATACATTTACCTTCAGGTGCTGTTGTAGGTTTAGATGGAATTAAAGCTGTAGCTAATTTTAATTTGGAAGAAGTAAATCTTGTAACACGCAAATCACCAAAGTCACTTGGAAAAGATATTAATACTGAAGAGGTACTGTTTGAAGGTAAAGCTTCTGATGCTGTTAAAAAGTTCCCATTTAATATTAATGTTGCTGCAACAATTAGTTTAGCTTGTAATCAGGATATTAATGTAAAAATTATTGTAGATCCTAAAGTAGATAGGAATGTTCATGAAATTACTGTTCGTGGAGATTTTGGTGAGTTTAAAACCACTACTATGAATTATCCTTGTTCTACTAATCCAAAAACAAGTATGTTAGCAGCACTTTCAGCTATTAAATTACTTAAAAGTTTCAATGAAACTATTAGTGTGGGAATGTAAATGAAAGAATATGAAGTTTATTCAGCTTTAAAGGTTCCAATAAATTCTAAAATCATTGTAAGACTGGATGGTAGAGCGTTCCATGCATTAGCTAATAATTTAAATTTAAAAAAGCCTTATGATAAAGATTTTTATAAATTAATGGAAGGTGTATGTGTGGATTTGTTTAAAGAGTTTGGTGCTTCATTTATTTACACATTTTCTGATGAAATTAATATATTGTTAGATAATATTCCTTTTAATGGTCGTGTTGAAAAATTAGATTCAGTAATAGCTAGTTTTGCTTCTTCTTCATTTATGATGCATTTAAATAAAAATATAAAAAAAGCTGTTGCTTTTGATAGTAGAATTATTCCTGTTGTTGATGAAAATATTG
It encodes:
- a CDS encoding PRC-barrel domain-containing protein is translated as MVEVSKLRSLDIYTNTGHYVGKVEDIVLNIRLGTISKLQVRAIEQERRPVGIIDQFRETIRGAPEEAHVRSYQSDLLTVDFDKVQAIGDIMLINPRDMKKISPENPIPEAVAPNVEGEAQQKIDNKPQFDIDKF
- a CDS encoding tRNA-binding protein; protein product: MWDTTKDYRILVASKAKENYLNLIPTASFRGNWNKKQAIDVAKTMNSDFQSLIYSYLEGDELVNSPNVATLIEKTKKIIECLGGDDWNKKFLNNAPKEDKQKTMENIAKVKFFLDTILGLKNRLALGPINDPIIGIDIKIGEVMSVTKHPNADSLMICNVNLRKKAITVVTNDLTIKEGINVGVSLLPPQTFMETVSEGMFLGMNGSILKDVDGELGEIPKGIPMESLNETRNLIESYLK
- a CDS encoding tRNA(His) guanylyltransferase Thg1 family protein, whose translation is MKEYEVYSALKVPINSKIIVRLDGRAFHALANNLNLKKPYDKDFYKLMEGVCVDLFKEFGASFIYTFSDEINILLDNIPFNGRVEKLDSVIASFASSSFMMHLNKNIKKAVAFDSRIIPVVDENIVKYFKWRQDESWKNCINSYGIWLLKSKYSDNEASDKIKGLKSNEIHELLFQDNINLNDVDNYKKRGIAIYRSIKKVEGYNKKENKKQVSNRSFINADWNIPIFNEKFFKEINVIK
- a CDS encoding aspartate dehydrogenase; translated protein: MRIGIIGCGAIANIIISNITSEDSGIDVVYFFDSDIERAENLAELANGIAVLDFKDMLNDVDLVLECASPDSVKTYAPTILEHGCDMIIMSIGAFMDKEFYMKALKIAKDNNARIHLPSGAVVGLDGIKAVANFNLEEVNLVTRKSPKSLGKDINTEEVLFEGKASDAVKKFPFNINVAATISLACNQDINVKIIVDPKVDRNVHEITVRGDFGEFKTTTMNYPCSTNPKTSMLAALSAIKLLKSFNETISVGM
- a CDS encoding lactaldehyde dehydrogenase; this encodes MDMLIGGKHITCDDLEEVKNPFNDEVIDTVPIAHLQHAKMAIKAANNAKKDLVEMSAFKVSNKLYTICEKLKEKREEFAELLTLEVGKPINESLVELNRSIETLKLAAEEAKRIYGESVPLDAGLNGKGFFAFTQRIPLGVVAAITPFNYPLNLTIHKIAPAIACKNTVIIKPPTDAPLTVMKFAEIVNEEFPDGIINTVTGYGSEVGDALVSSADIDKISFTGSITTGLMIAQRAGMKKVTLELGGNDPLIILKDANIDLAVKGVINGAYLNAGQVCMGVKRIIVEREIASEFTKRLVKETQKLKMGNPLDSKTTLGTLISEDAARHVEEAVNNAVNGGAKILTGGNRNGAFYEATVIDDVTPKMDLVVNETFGPVAPIIKVDSLEEAISVANDTEYGLQAGVFTESYRNAMKCADEIEAGTVFINKQSTFRTDNMPFGGFKSSGVGKEGIKYAVNEMTKTKLIALNLR